The stretch of DNA GAGGTTGTTTGTAGTCAAGGTTGTGTTATTATCGATTTCCACTAAGAAGTTTACCTCACTAAGGTAAGCATTTTCAGTCACTTTTTTTTATTGGGATAAGTTTTCTTATTTAGCAAAATGGTAATGCTAAAAAATACTTGATTTTAATATAATTTGGCTTCTATATGGGCGCCAATTACATTCATCAAAATAAATTAACAATATTGCTTCTAACATTTTTTTAGACTTGGAAAAACTCAATGTTTTTCTATTCAATCTTTTAATCGAGTTTCTTACTGTAGCTCCTTGACGTTCTATTCTGTTTGTAATTCTTCTTCCTCTTTTATGTATTCCTTCAGGGATATCAGAAAATAAACTACTATATCCAGTCCATTTATCAGTCCTAATACTTTTGGGTTCTAGTTTCTTCAATTTATCTACTAATTTATTCACAGTCTGTTTGGTACGTGGACCTATAGCAAAATCAATTACCTCTCGTGATTTTCGATTAATCGCCCAAACTACCCAT from Flavobacteriales bacterium encodes:
- a CDS encoding IS1 family transposase, which gives rise to MTCENVGIRGIGRLIGLSPTHIVRCIKDMALTIRKPEYYEYGQEYELDELWSYSEQKSNQQWVVWAINRKSREVIDFAIGPRTKQTVNKLVDKLKKLEPKSIRTDKWTGYSSLFSDIPEGIHKRGRRITNRIERQGATVRNSIKRLNRKTLSFSKSKKMLEAILLIYFDECNWRPYRSQIILKSSIF